A single window of Chitinophaga sp. XS-30 DNA harbors:
- a CDS encoding OmpA family protein: MASKKYLLLAGAMTLLAASPGFAQVKPNYDALDSSKVSARNMEQFNSFRNNQSDYPAKPRNMWELGFHGGYHFIKGDVAALPGFGGGFSLRKALGHTFSIRGEYTGSFDYGLDYQLKPANYANSNAWAATAGNNSGNIVPNYKSATHALSLDMIASLSNILFYKSQPKVNWYVLAGYSILAADVDVDALNGTAAYDYSGINFGGKKKDIRDALKDLNDKDYEQNAPSQGNRIQIGRNDDNQLLRHALNLGTGIAFKVSKRFNIGVEQKVTMPFDDYMDGYNSGVYDASKDIISYTSLRLNFNLGNPNKRVEPLWWVNPMDFAYNELNSPRRMKLPTPVLPDADGDGVTDQFDREPNTPAGAPVDSHGVAKDTDGDGVPDYKDKELITPTYCQPVDADGVGKCPDPECCKNIQTFSCASLVLPSVSFKGSSTRISSDFEAVLGSVANTLRQNPSCNVLVTGHAGAKGKKGGVDLSSRRVDAVIDYLAEKQGIDRGRFIKQNTPGDAGTVDLAPAN; encoded by the coding sequence ATGGCAAGCAAAAAGTACTTACTACTGGCAGGTGCAATGACCCTTCTGGCTGCATCTCCTGGTTTTGCGCAGGTTAAACCCAATTATGATGCCCTGGACTCCTCCAAAGTTTCGGCTCGTAATATGGAGCAGTTTAACAGCTTCAGAAACAACCAATCCGACTACCCGGCCAAACCAAGAAATATGTGGGAACTTGGTTTCCACGGCGGTTACCACTTCATCAAAGGTGATGTAGCTGCTCTGCCCGGTTTTGGCGGCGGTTTCTCTTTAAGAAAAGCTCTCGGTCATACTTTCTCTATCAGAGGTGAGTACACTGGTTCTTTTGACTATGGTCTGGATTACCAGTTGAAACCTGCAAACTATGCAAACTCCAATGCATGGGCTGCAACCGCAGGCAATAACAGCGGCAACATCGTTCCCAATTACAAGTCAGCTACCCACGCACTGTCTTTGGACATGATCGCCTCCCTGAGCAACATCCTGTTCTACAAATCACAGCCTAAAGTTAACTGGTACGTATTGGCCGGTTACAGCATCCTGGCTGCTGACGTAGACGTGGACGCCCTGAATGGTACTGCTGCTTATGACTACAGCGGTATCAACTTCGGTGGTAAAAAGAAAGACATCCGCGACGCGCTGAAAGACCTGAATGACAAAGATTACGAGCAAAATGCTCCTTCTCAGGGCAACAGGATCCAGATCGGCCGTAACGACGACAACCAGTTGCTCCGTCACGCACTGAACCTGGGTACCGGTATCGCATTCAAAGTGTCTAAACGCTTCAACATCGGCGTTGAACAGAAAGTTACCATGCCTTTCGATGATTACATGGATGGCTACAATTCCGGTGTATATGATGCCAGCAAAGACATCATCTCTTACACCAGCCTGCGTCTGAACTTCAACCTGGGTAACCCCAACAAACGTGTTGAACCGCTTTGGTGGGTTAATCCGATGGACTTCGCTTACAACGAGCTGAACAGCCCCCGCCGCATGAAGCTGCCGACTCCGGTACTGCCTGATGCTGACGGTGACGGTGTAACAGACCAGTTCGACCGCGAGCCTAACACACCTGCAGGTGCTCCCGTTGATTCTCACGGTGTAGCTAAAGATACTGACGGTGACGGTGTTCCTGACTACAAAGACAAAGAACTGATCACACCTACTTATTGCCAGCCGGTTGATGCCGATGGTGTTGGTAAATGCCCGGATCCTGAGTGCTGCAAGAACATCCAGACGTTCTCCTGCGCCAGCCTGGTACTGCCCAGCGTATCTTTCAAAGGTAGCTCTACCCGTATCTCCAGCGATTTCGAAGCTGTTCTGGGTAGCGTAGCAAACACACTGCGTCAGAATCCTTCCTGTAATGTACTGGTTACCGGCCACGCTGGTGCCAAAGGCAAGAAAGGTGGTGTTGACCTGAGCTCCCGCCGTGTGGACGCTGTGATCGATTACCTGGCTGAAAAACAAGGTATCGACCGCGGTCGCTTCATCAAACAAAACACTCCTGGTGATGCAGGTACTGTAGATCTGGCTCCTGCCAACTAA
- a CDS encoding polyprenyl synthetase family protein, with protein sequence MEEIKQLIGKELQDFEGKFADAVKSDVPLLDRIMHYIVKRKGKQIRPMFVILSARLFNDSINEDTYRAAALVELLHTATLVHDDVVDDSLERRGFFSVNALWKNKIAVLVGDYLLTKGLLLSLNNNDYRTLQILSMAVKEMSEGELLQIEKTRRLDIKEDIYFEIIRRKTASLLASACAAGAWSTSASEDHTEKMRLFGEKVGIAFQIKDDLFDYGAANIGKPTGIDIREKKMTLPLIYTLQHAPREQKRYIINIVRNHNKDKDKVNEVIEMVKESGGIAYTQQKMLEYRDEALTILHQLPGSEVRSGLESLVRFTTDRKF encoded by the coding sequence ATGGAGGAAATTAAACAACTGATCGGGAAGGAATTACAGGATTTCGAAGGAAAGTTCGCAGACGCGGTGAAAAGTGATGTTCCCTTGCTGGACAGGATCATGCACTACATCGTTAAACGAAAGGGTAAACAGATCAGGCCCATGTTCGTCATCCTGTCCGCACGCCTGTTCAATGACAGCATTAATGAGGACACTTACCGTGCCGCCGCCCTCGTGGAGCTCCTCCACACCGCTACCCTCGTGCATGATGACGTGGTGGACGACTCCCTGGAACGCCGTGGCTTCTTTTCCGTGAACGCCCTCTGGAAGAACAAGATCGCCGTACTGGTCGGGGACTACCTGCTGACCAAAGGCCTGTTGCTGTCCCTCAATAATAACGACTACCGCACCCTCCAGATACTTTCCATGGCCGTAAAGGAAATGAGCGAAGGCGAACTGTTGCAGATCGAAAAGACCCGCCGCCTGGATATCAAGGAAGATATCTATTTCGAGATCATACGCCGCAAAACGGCCTCCCTCCTCGCCTCCGCCTGCGCCGCCGGCGCCTGGAGCACCTCCGCCTCGGAAGATCATACCGAAAAAATGCGCCTCTTCGGCGAAAAAGTAGGGATCGCCTTCCAGATCAAGGACGACCTGTTCGATTACGGCGCCGCCAACATCGGCAAACCCACCGGCATCGATATCAGGGAAAAGAAAATGACATTGCCGCTGATCTACACCCTCCAGCACGCCCCCCGGGAACAGAAAAGATATATCATTAATATAGTCAGGAACCACAATAAGGATAAAGACAAAGTCAACGAAGTGATCGAAATGGTGAAGGAAAGCGGCGGTATAGCCTATACACAGCAAAAAATGCTGGAATACCGCGACGAAGCCCTGACCATTCTGCACCAGCTTCCCGGCAGCGAGGTCCGCTCCGGGCTGGAGTCCCTGGTCCGCTTTACCACGGACCGGAAGTTTTGA
- the recJ gene encoding single-stranded-DNA-specific exonuclease RecJ has product MNIGSIFRKQEFMQKRWTVKKYQPREEQLLQAALRIHPLLCRLLVQRGIRKFDEAKQFFRPTLDDLHDPWLMKDMDRAISRLELAFFRQEKILVYGDYDVDGTTAVATVYSFLHSIYNNLEFYVPHRYREGYGVSMQGITYAHEHDFSLIVALDCGIKSVEHIAYARSLGIDFIVCDHHLPDTTLPDAVAILNPKQDDCPYPYKELSGCGIGFKLISALAQKKGIPMTEVYQYLDLVATSIAADIVPMTGENRVLAYHGIKQVNESPSSGIKALIDLSNLKEKMTTSNLVFVIAPRVNAAGRMDDARKAVNLFIEKDVDKAKAFAEMLHADNFDRKEIDMTITQEAVAIIQNDVAQLDRKSTVLFQPHWHKGVVGIVASRLIDKYYYRPTVILTQSNDKVAGSARSVSGFNVYEAIHQCKELLENYGGHFYAAGMTLLPENVTAFQEKFEAVVAATIHPDMLVPEIVIDTEISFADITPAFYNIMRQFEPLGPENLRPIFLARNIMDTGYSKIVKDEHLKLSVKQRGYSFSGIGFFMADKFGIVASKQPFDMVFTIEENEWNGNTSLQLKVIDIRAAAGS; this is encoded by the coding sequence TTGAACATTGGAAGCATCTTCCGCAAGCAAGAATTCATGCAGAAACGCTGGACCGTTAAGAAATATCAACCACGAGAAGAACAACTGCTGCAGGCAGCTTTGCGCATTCATCCCTTACTTTGCAGATTACTGGTACAACGCGGTATCAGGAAATTCGATGAAGCCAAACAATTTTTCCGCCCTACACTGGACGATCTCCACGATCCCTGGCTGATGAAAGACATGGACCGGGCCATCTCCCGCCTGGAACTGGCCTTTTTCCGGCAGGAAAAAATTCTCGTTTACGGGGATTATGATGTGGATGGCACCACCGCCGTAGCCACCGTCTACAGTTTCCTGCACTCCATATATAATAACCTGGAATTTTATGTGCCGCACCGTTACCGGGAAGGATACGGCGTATCCATGCAGGGCATTACCTATGCCCATGAGCATGATTTCAGCCTCATAGTGGCGCTGGACTGCGGTATCAAATCCGTGGAGCATATCGCCTATGCCCGGTCCCTCGGCATCGATTTTATCGTCTGCGACCACCATTTGCCGGATACCACGCTGCCGGATGCCGTGGCCATCCTCAACCCGAAACAGGATGACTGCCCCTATCCCTACAAGGAACTGAGCGGATGCGGTATCGGCTTCAAACTGATCTCCGCCCTGGCACAGAAAAAAGGCATCCCGATGACGGAGGTGTATCAGTATCTGGACCTGGTGGCCACCAGCATTGCCGCGGACATCGTGCCGATGACCGGCGAAAACCGGGTACTGGCCTACCATGGCATCAAACAGGTGAATGAATCCCCCAGCTCCGGCATCAAGGCGCTCATCGACCTCAGCAACCTGAAAGAAAAAATGACCACCTCCAACCTGGTGTTCGTCATCGCTCCCCGCGTGAATGCCGCCGGCAGGATGGATGATGCCCGCAAGGCCGTGAACCTCTTCATTGAAAAGGATGTGGACAAAGCCAAGGCCTTCGCGGAAATGCTGCATGCCGACAATTTCGACCGCAAGGAGATAGATATGACCATCACCCAGGAGGCCGTGGCCATTATACAGAACGATGTGGCGCAGCTGGACCGCAAATCCACCGTGCTTTTTCAGCCGCACTGGCATAAGGGGGTAGTGGGCATCGTAGCTTCCCGGCTGATCGACAAATATTATTACCGCCCTACCGTCATCCTCACTCAGAGCAATGACAAGGTTGCAGGTTCCGCCCGCTCCGTTTCAGGGTTCAATGTATATGAAGCGATCCACCAGTGCAAGGAACTGCTCGAAAATTATGGCGGGCACTTTTACGCGGCGGGGATGACCCTGCTGCCGGAAAACGTCACCGCCTTCCAGGAAAAGTTCGAAGCCGTGGTTGCGGCCACCATCCATCCGGACATGCTGGTGCCCGAGATCGTCATCGACACAGAAATTTCCTTTGCGGACATTACGCCCGCTTTCTACAATATCATGCGGCAATTCGAGCCCCTCGGCCCCGAGAACCTGCGGCCCATATTCCTCGCCCGGAACATCATGGACACCGGGTATTCCAAAATTGTAAAAGACGAACATCTGAAACTCTCGGTGAAACAAAGAGGTTATTCCTTCTCCGGCATCGGGTTCTTCATGGCGGATAAATTCGGGATCGTCGCCAGCAAACAGCCTTTTGATATGGTATTCACCATCGAGGAAAATGAATGGAACGGGAATACCTCGCTCCAGCTGAAAGTGATCGACATCCGGGCAGCTGCGGGAAGCTGA
- a CDS encoding DUF2306 domain-containing protein gives MNTRITSTVKLVAGTLLFLASAYFIWLNRKFYTLTPEALGKYLDVKWLIIGHIAGGAVALLTGPLLLWAKFRNRYLHVHRAMGKVYIMAILIGGSCALYLTSTTAWSEGWAYVLSLYVLAGLWVTAAGLAWYFVRMRKMRLHEDWTKRSYIVTVAFIAQNFLMYHPLVQGLGSFAETAPSVIWLSWSVPFVLFDIYRSFGKKSR, from the coding sequence ATGAACACGCGCATTACATCCACAGTAAAGCTGGTGGCAGGAACGCTCCTGTTTCTTGCCTCCGCATACTTCATCTGGCTGAACAGAAAATTCTATACGCTGACACCGGAAGCGCTGGGCAAATACCTGGACGTGAAGTGGCTGATCATCGGGCACATTGCCGGCGGGGCTGTAGCCCTGCTCACCGGCCCTCTGCTGTTATGGGCGAAATTCAGGAACAGGTATCTGCACGTGCACCGTGCCATGGGCAAGGTGTATATTATGGCAATCCTGATCGGTGGCAGTTGCGCCCTCTATCTTACGTCCACCACAGCCTGGTCTGAAGGCTGGGCCTATGTGCTTTCCCTGTATGTGCTGGCCGGCCTTTGGGTGACGGCAGCGGGACTGGCCTGGTATTTTGTGCGCATGCGGAAGATGCGCCTGCATGAAGATTGGACAAAAAGGAGCTACATCGTTACGGTAGCCTTCATCGCACAGAATTTTCTGATGTACCATCCGCTTGTGCAGGGGCTTGGAAGCTTTGCGGAGACCGCACCTTCGGTCATATGGCTTTCCTGGAGCGTGCCATTCGTTTTGTTTGACATTTACCGGTCTTTCGGGAAGAAAAGCAGATGA
- a CDS encoding helix-turn-helix domain-containing protein translates to MYKRKTPEDLECGITVAMKVFGAKWKPCIIDAIHRGIHRPSRLHREIPSATPRVIDMQLRELEESGVLFRIAHPGALLKVEYYLTELGKSILPIIESLDQWGYKNRHILQQKENAGTEHFKEKFPPGADHKNPDARQEYIMTCRK, encoded by the coding sequence ATGTACAAGAGAAAAACACCCGAAGATCTCGAATGCGGTATCACTGTGGCCATGAAAGTATTTGGCGCGAAGTGGAAACCCTGTATCATTGATGCCATCCACCGGGGAATACATCGTCCGAGCAGACTGCACAGGGAGATACCCTCGGCAACGCCCCGTGTGATAGATATGCAGCTGCGGGAACTGGAGGAATCAGGTGTGCTGTTCAGGATCGCTCACCCGGGCGCTTTATTAAAAGTGGAATATTATCTGACCGAATTGGGCAAGTCTATTTTGCCCATTATCGAAAGCCTGGATCAGTGGGGGTATAAGAACAGGCATATTTTGCAGCAAAAGGAAAACGCCGGGACGGAGCATTTTAAAGAAAAATTCCCGCCGGGAGCGGATCATAAAAATCCAGATGCCCGGCAGGAATATATCATGACATGCAGGAAATAA
- the htpG gene encoding molecular chaperone HtpG: MQKGAIRVQTENIFPIIKKFLYSDHDIFLRELVSNAVDATQKLKTLASVGEFKGDLGSIDVTVTLDKEKKTITISDQGVGMTAEEVDKYINQVAFSGAEEFVKKYKGQGDGANIIGHFGLGFYSSFMVSSQVEIFTRSWRPDAKAVRWECDGSPEYQLEETEKASRGTDIVLHINEESEEFLDEHRIRTILEKFCRFLPVPIRFEDKQINNTTPAWVKKPSDLNAEDYQNFYKELYPFAEPPLFWIHLNVDYPFNLTGILYFPKITKSYEIQKDKINLYSNQVYVTDEVKDIVPEFLMLLHGVIDSPDIPLNVSRSYLQGDPNVKKINAHITKKVADKLDEMFRNDRKAFEEKWEHTGLFVKYGMMTDDKFLDKANKFHIFSDVADNAFYTLEEYRTATAALQTNKDNKLVILYATNPVQQDSYVQAAQAKGYKVVKLDTMVDAAFINQMEVKWENVQFTRVDADIADNLINAEAQTQSVLSEEQEGKLKELFGAQLQQPNIKVELKGLNAQEQPVIVTRSEFMRRMKDMAAMGGSAASWYANMPDEITMTVNANHPIYLNILQEGNGDKQQKLVRNLADLALLSQNLLTGADLTAFVNRSVELLGKA; this comes from the coding sequence ATGCAGAAAGGTGCCATTCGTGTACAAACAGAAAATATCTTCCCCATTATCAAGAAGTTCCTGTACTCCGATCACGACATTTTCCTGCGTGAACTGGTCAGCAATGCCGTGGACGCCACGCAGAAGCTGAAAACACTGGCCAGTGTAGGAGAATTCAAGGGCGATCTGGGCAGCATCGACGTTACCGTCACGCTGGACAAAGAAAAAAAGACCATCACCATTTCAGACCAGGGCGTGGGCATGACAGCCGAAGAAGTGGACAAATACATCAACCAGGTAGCGTTCTCCGGCGCCGAGGAATTCGTCAAGAAATACAAGGGCCAGGGCGATGGCGCCAATATCATCGGGCATTTCGGTCTTGGTTTTTACTCCTCTTTCATGGTGAGCAGCCAGGTGGAGATCTTCACCCGCTCCTGGCGCCCTGATGCAAAAGCCGTAAGGTGGGAATGCGACGGCAGCCCTGAATACCAGCTGGAGGAAACTGAAAAAGCATCACGCGGTACGGACATCGTATTGCATATCAATGAAGAAAGCGAAGAATTCCTGGACGAACACCGCATCCGCACCATCCTCGAAAAATTCTGCCGCTTCCTGCCTGTGCCCATCCGTTTTGAAGACAAGCAGATCAACAATACCACACCGGCCTGGGTAAAGAAACCCAGCGACCTGAACGCGGAAGACTATCAGAACTTTTACAAGGAGCTGTACCCCTTCGCGGAGCCGCCGCTGTTCTGGATACACCTGAATGTGGACTATCCGTTCAACCTCACCGGCATCCTCTACTTCCCGAAGATCACCAAGTCCTACGAGATTCAGAAAGACAAGATCAACCTGTACAGCAACCAGGTATATGTAACGGACGAAGTGAAAGATATCGTACCGGAATTCCTCATGCTCCTGCATGGTGTGATCGATTCGCCGGATATTCCGTTGAACGTAAGCCGCAGTTACCTCCAGGGCGATCCGAACGTAAAAAAGATCAACGCCCACATCACCAAAAAAGTGGCGGACAAACTGGATGAAATGTTCCGGAACGACCGCAAAGCATTCGAAGAAAAATGGGAGCACACCGGCCTGTTCGTGAAATACGGAATGATGACGGACGACAAGTTCCTGGACAAAGCCAACAAATTCCACATCTTCTCAGACGTGGCGGACAATGCGTTTTATACCCTGGAAGAATACCGCACCGCCACTGCAGCGCTGCAAACCAACAAAGACAATAAACTGGTGATCCTCTACGCCACCAATCCCGTGCAGCAGGACAGCTATGTACAGGCCGCACAGGCCAAAGGGTACAAGGTCGTGAAGCTGGATACGATGGTGGACGCGGCTTTCATCAACCAGATGGAGGTAAAATGGGAGAACGTGCAATTCACTCGCGTGGATGCCGATATCGCAGATAACCTCATCAATGCGGAAGCGCAAACACAGAGCGTATTGAGCGAAGAGCAGGAAGGTAAACTGAAAGAGCTGTTCGGTGCGCAATTGCAGCAGCCCAACATCAAAGTGGAGTTGAAAGGATTGAATGCGCAGGAGCAGCCGGTGATCGTAACACGTTCCGAATTCATGCGCCGCATGAAGGATATGGCGGCGATGGGTGGCTCTGCGGCCAGCTGGTACGCCAATATGCCGGATGAGATCACTATGACCGTAAATGCAAATCATCCGATCTATCTGAACATCCTCCAGGAGGGGAATGGAGATAAGCAACAGAAGCTGGTACGCAACCTGGCCGATCTGGCGCTGCTTTCCCAGAACCTGCTGACGGGGGCGGACCTGACCGCCTTTGTGAACCGCAGCGTAGAACTGTTAGGAAAAGCATAG